A stretch of Paenibacillus peoriae DNA encodes these proteins:
- the sdaAB gene encoding L-serine ammonia-lyase, iron-sulfur-dependent subunit beta, with the protein MRFKDVFSIIGPAMTGPSSSHTAGAVRLARVARHWLGAQPDRARMTLYGSFADTYKGHGTDLALIAGLLNYDTDDHRIPDAEQWAEQAGMTVEFAVNGLPAPHPNTVRFELWKGEDQRTLLGSSIGGGSIHVQQLNEFRVNLTGELPTLVLLHSDKPGTLGAITSALGAAHINIAYMHVDRKGRDGEALTAIETDSSAPAELIAELRSLPHMYEIKMINLKKGAESDAV; encoded by the coding sequence ATGCGTTTCAAAGATGTATTTTCTATTATCGGCCCGGCCATGACCGGACCTTCCAGTTCACACACCGCAGGCGCGGTGCGACTCGCACGCGTTGCCCGGCACTGGCTCGGGGCGCAGCCTGACCGTGCCCGTATGACACTGTACGGCTCCTTTGCCGATACGTATAAAGGACACGGTACGGATCTGGCGCTCATCGCAGGACTGCTTAATTACGATACGGACGATCACCGGATTCCAGATGCCGAGCAATGGGCCGAGCAAGCCGGGATGACCGTGGAATTCGCCGTCAATGGACTCCCCGCTCCTCATCCGAACACCGTCCGTTTCGAGTTGTGGAAGGGCGAGGATCAGCGCACACTGCTGGGCTCCTCCATCGGCGGCGGCAGCATCCATGTCCAGCAACTCAACGAATTCCGGGTCAATCTGACCGGGGAGCTGCCTACGCTGGTGCTTCTCCACTCGGATAAGCCCGGTACATTGGGCGCAATAACTTCAGCGCTGGGCGCGGCCCACATTAACATTGCCTATATGCACGTAGATCGCAAAGGCCGGGATGGTGAAGCACTCACCGCCATTGAAACGGACAGTTCTGCTCCAGCTGAACTGATTGCGGAACTGCGTTCTTTACCTCATATGTATGAAATTAAGATGATTAATTTGAAAAAAGGAGCTGAATCCGATGCGGTTTAG
- a CDS encoding serine hydrolase domain-containing protein, with protein sequence MSRFDKVDQLLQQFIVNGPAGCGCAIAQNGEVLYEGYHGYADLEAGKPITEDTVYRLFSMTKVVVCAAALMLYERGQFLLNEPLYEYFPEYRNAHVFKTAPNGYTYVDKAENPILIKHIFNMSMGLPYASDSSETGKAMQKAIAGLKEKQGKYDLRTEIEALSEVPLAFEPGTRWLYGYGHDFVAGLIEVISGKSVGQFLKDEIFDPLGMNNTGYRYRGDIESRMASMYQRKDAGKLEKMEGFLDEYHQPDAIYEGGGAGLYSTVKDYLTFAQMMSNGGTVNGVNLLGRKTIDLMRTNHLNTAQLSDFTNSYHTGYGYGLGVRTLMDKAVGHANSSIGEFGWTGMAGTWVSIDPSEQFSVVYMHQLDPNMEEYHHLRVRAAAYSCL encoded by the coding sequence ATGTCTCGTTTTGACAAGGTAGATCAGCTATTGCAACAATTTATAGTAAATGGGCCGGCAGGTTGCGGTTGTGCCATTGCCCAGAATGGTGAAGTGTTGTATGAAGGGTATCATGGATATGCTGATCTGGAAGCCGGAAAGCCAATCACTGAGGATACAGTGTATCGCTTGTTTTCCATGACAAAGGTTGTTGTCTGTGCGGCTGCACTTATGCTGTACGAACGTGGGCAATTTTTGTTGAATGAACCCTTGTATGAATATTTTCCCGAATATCGTAATGCGCATGTATTCAAAACCGCTCCTAACGGATACACCTACGTGGATAAGGCAGAGAATCCCATTTTAATTAAGCATATATTCAATATGAGTATGGGTCTTCCTTACGCTTCCGATTCTTCAGAAACAGGAAAAGCTATGCAGAAGGCCATTGCAGGATTAAAGGAAAAGCAGGGGAAATATGACCTACGCACAGAAATTGAAGCGCTTTCTGAAGTTCCACTTGCGTTTGAGCCCGGAACACGCTGGTTATACGGATATGGACATGATTTTGTTGCAGGCCTTATTGAAGTGATTTCAGGTAAATCAGTAGGACAATTTTTAAAGGATGAAATCTTTGATCCACTTGGAATGAACAATACAGGTTACCGTTATCGTGGAGATATTGAATCGCGGATGGCCTCCATGTATCAACGGAAAGACGCCGGAAAACTTGAAAAAATGGAGGGTTTCCTGGATGAATATCATCAGCCAGATGCTATATATGAAGGCGGAGGCGCAGGTTTATATTCGACAGTCAAAGATTACCTCACATTTGCACAAATGATGTCAAATGGCGGCACGGTAAACGGTGTGAACTTATTGGGGAGAAAAACCATTGATTTAATGCGCACCAATCATCTGAATACAGCTCAACTATCGGATTTCACCAATTCATACCATACAGGTTATGGCTATGGACTTGGTGTGCGCACGTTAATGGATAAAGCGGTTGGGCATGCAAACAGCTCGATTGGAGAATTTGGCTGGACGGGAATGGCAGGCACCTGGGTTTCTATAGATCCGAGCGAACAATTCTCCGTCGTATATATGCATCAGCTCGATCCCAATATGGAAGAGTACCATCATTTGAGAGTTCGCGCGGCAGCTTATAGCTGTTTATAA
- the sdaAA gene encoding L-serine ammonia-lyase, iron-sulfur-dependent, subunit alpha, with protein sequence MRFSHLHEISALCAEESTTIGRLMIQEQVQETNTTEEEIFRQMSDYYEVMKEAVHRGQTQDTVSRSGLTGGDGKRLAEYLRAGETCSGDASALAMAYALSVSEVNASMGRIVATPTAGSCGVIPGVFISAQERFGWDDEHMVHGLFAAGAIGYVIANNSFISGAEGGCQAEIGSAIGMAAGAMVELRGGTPEQAVHAVGLALKNTLGLICDPVAGLVEIPCIVRNGLGAVTALAAADMALAGVRSAIPSDEVIDVMLEVGSAMPSKHRETAKGGLAQTPTGKRLTESLTRNTSIKKNKS encoded by the coding sequence ATGCGGTTTAGCCATCTGCATGAGATCAGCGCTTTATGCGCTGAAGAATCCACCACGATTGGCCGCTTGATGATTCAAGAGCAGGTACAAGAAACGAATACAACGGAGGAAGAAATCTTTCGCCAAATGTCTGATTATTATGAAGTCATGAAGGAGGCCGTTCATCGTGGTCAGACACAAGACACCGTATCCCGCAGTGGATTAACGGGCGGTGATGGCAAGCGTCTGGCCGAGTATCTGCGGGCAGGGGAAACCTGCTCCGGCGACGCCTCTGCACTCGCCATGGCTTATGCGCTATCCGTGTCGGAGGTTAATGCATCCATGGGGCGTATTGTGGCTACGCCCACTGCTGGCTCTTGTGGAGTCATCCCCGGTGTGTTCATTAGTGCGCAGGAGCGGTTCGGCTGGGATGATGAGCATATGGTGCACGGCTTGTTCGCAGCCGGAGCCATTGGCTACGTCATCGCCAACAATTCCTTCATTTCCGGCGCGGAGGGAGGCTGTCAGGCTGAGATTGGCTCAGCCATCGGGATGGCCGCTGGCGCGATGGTGGAGCTACGCGGTGGCACACCTGAGCAGGCCGTTCACGCCGTAGGCCTAGCGCTCAAGAACACGCTCGGTCTGATTTGCGACCCCGTCGCCGGCCTCGTCGAGATTCCATGCATCGTGCGCAACGGGCTGGGAGCCGTGACCGCACTTGCCGCAGCGGATATGGCTTTGGCGGGTGTACGCAGCGCCATTCCGTCTGACGAAGTCATTGACGTAATGCTTGAAGTCGGCAGCGCAATGCCATCAAAGCACCGCGAGACCGCCAAAGGCGGCTTGGCCCAGACACCCACTGGCAAGCGTTTGACCGAATCACTGACACGCAACACATCAATCAAGAAGAATAAGTCGTAA
- a CDS encoding Ig-like domain-containing protein yields MKNRWSGFLALVILISSFTSYAGFASAAEAVLSKIVLSSNEVTLQQGDTAALTATAVFSDGTTSNVTVSTDWKSDNTAIATVYNGTVSAKAEGEATVVATYKDKVQSVQVHVTKKVKALTSSVQSLNLRSSGTGQVDLTATYSDNTTAQVSGDATWTSDNQKIATVVNGLVTAQGAGTANIKAVYGQQTVTIAVQVEQVKRLDVSSSEVSLLLKDTEKVKLSATFPDGSVQDVTESAEWSSSNAAVADVLKGTITGYSAGKATITGKYGTMSATISVDVDQTNKLKASESNIFLRLDESKKIQVSAVYPDGTVTDITDKATWASSDEKIATVNKGTIMAIGAGSATVTAKYGDKTVSIKTDVETSRFLDLSEDKLSLNAKESKKLKLTATYVTGTEEDITSKAEWKSSNEDIAFVSAGEVTGYKTGEATITASYGGKTATATVSVNVPGDLSLSSKTATIDINEDYTATLTATYADGRKEDVTQDAEWASSAEDIASVSKGTITGKSAGKAVITATYNGKKLTINVQVGLVDRLETDSRVIALGAQETKQLKVTGVKSGGTKTDVTKDATWTTSNVKVVEVSEGLIKANGSGKATVTASYGKQNITFTVEVDVAQKIEADAIALSLKSGDQKTIAIVVKSSDGKEKDVTTQAEWKTSNYKVATVKKGQVTAVSYGKANIQAKFGGKIISVPVDVDTLKYLQTDEVALNLKAGQLAKVTATATYKDESEKDVSKPAVWSSSRIIVATVKDGNIKAQGKGKAVITVKYAGKMTKIQVTVQ; encoded by the coding sequence TTGAAGAATAGATGGTCCGGTTTTCTGGCGTTGGTCATCCTGATTTCAAGTTTTACATCATATGCAGGGTTTGCATCTGCAGCAGAAGCAGTGCTTTCCAAGATTGTCCTTTCGTCTAACGAGGTAACTTTGCAACAGGGGGATACAGCTGCATTGACGGCTACGGCTGTTTTTAGTGATGGGACAACCTCAAATGTAACCGTAAGCACGGATTGGAAAAGTGATAACACAGCTATTGCTACTGTGTATAATGGTACAGTTTCGGCCAAGGCTGAAGGGGAAGCCACCGTGGTTGCGACCTATAAAGATAAGGTACAATCGGTTCAGGTACATGTAACGAAAAAGGTTAAGGCGCTGACATCTAGTGTACAAAGCCTGAACTTGCGTTCAAGCGGTACAGGACAGGTTGATTTGACAGCGACATACAGTGATAATACAACAGCTCAGGTTTCGGGTGATGCTACTTGGACCTCGGATAATCAAAAGATTGCAACTGTAGTTAACGGTTTGGTTACCGCTCAGGGAGCAGGTACAGCCAATATTAAGGCCGTATATGGTCAGCAGACCGTAACCATTGCTGTACAGGTAGAGCAAGTTAAACGTCTTGATGTCAGTTCATCAGAGGTTTCTCTTTTGCTGAAGGATACTGAGAAGGTTAAACTTTCAGCGACGTTCCCGGATGGATCGGTACAGGACGTGACAGAGTCCGCTGAGTGGAGCTCCAGCAATGCAGCTGTGGCGGATGTACTGAAAGGCACCATTACCGGCTATAGCGCGGGAAAGGCGACAATTACAGGTAAATATGGCACGATGTCCGCTACGATTTCGGTGGATGTCGATCAAACGAATAAGCTGAAAGCCAGCGAATCCAATATTTTTCTCCGTTTGGATGAATCTAAAAAAATACAGGTTTCTGCTGTTTACCCGGATGGAACAGTAACGGATATCACGGATAAAGCTACTTGGGCATCAAGCGATGAAAAAATTGCAACGGTGAATAAAGGAACGATTATGGCCATCGGTGCGGGTTCGGCAACGGTGACCGCTAAGTATGGAGATAAGACCGTTTCGATCAAGACAGATGTCGAAACCTCTAGATTTCTGGATTTGAGCGAGGACAAGCTGAGCTTGAATGCCAAGGAATCCAAAAAGCTCAAGCTGACCGCAACGTACGTAACAGGTACGGAAGAAGATATCACAAGTAAGGCAGAGTGGAAGTCCAGCAATGAAGATATCGCTTTTGTCAGCGCGGGGGAAGTCACAGGTTATAAAACAGGTGAGGCTACCATCACCGCTTCTTATGGCGGCAAAACAGCTACAGCTACGGTATCCGTAAATGTACCCGGGGATCTGTCTCTGTCCTCCAAAACGGCAACAATTGATATTAATGAGGACTATACTGCAACTTTGACGGCTACTTATGCGGATGGGCGTAAGGAAGATGTAACACAGGATGCAGAATGGGCTTCAAGCGCGGAAGATATTGCCTCTGTGTCCAAAGGAACGATTACGGGTAAATCTGCTGGTAAAGCGGTTATTACAGCGACCTATAATGGCAAAAAACTAACAATTAACGTACAAGTGGGCCTTGTAGACCGTCTGGAAACAGACTCGCGTGTAATTGCGCTTGGTGCTCAGGAAACGAAGCAGCTGAAAGTAACAGGAGTTAAGAGTGGTGGTACAAAAACAGATGTAACCAAGGATGCCACCTGGACAACTAGCAATGTAAAAGTGGTTGAAGTTAGCGAAGGTTTGATCAAAGCGAATGGTAGTGGTAAGGCAACTGTGACTGCTTCATATGGCAAGCAAAACATTACGTTTACGGTAGAAGTGGACGTAGCGCAAAAGATTGAAGCGGATGCAATCGCGCTATCGCTCAAATCTGGAGATCAAAAAACCATCGCGATTGTGGTTAAATCGAGCGATGGTAAAGAAAAGGATGTTACAACCCAAGCTGAATGGAAAACGTCCAATTATAAGGTAGCCACTGTTAAAAAGGGTCAGGTTACCGCGGTCAGCTACGGTAAAGCTAACATTCAGGCGAAGTTCGGCGGGAAGATCATCAGCGTACCTGTAGATGTTGATACGCTTAAATATTTGCAAACAGACGAAGTCGCCTTGAATTTGAAGGCAGGACAGCTGGCTAAGGTTACGGCTACAGCCACGTATAAGGATGAGTCGGAGAAGGATGTTTCCAAACCGGCTGTCTGGTCCTCGTCCAGAATTATTGTGGCGACCGTCAAAGACGGTAACATTAAGGCACAGGGCAAGGGTAAAGCAGTAATTACTGTGAAATATGCAGGTAAAATGACGAAGATACAGGTAACCGTTCAGTAA